The Candidatus Aminicenantes bacterium genomic sequence GGCATTCTTTTTCATCCATGCCCCCCAGGTGGCTGCCGGGATGAAAATTCAGGTAAAGCAATCCGAGCTGCTCGGCCCGTTGCGCTTCGTCGAGCAGGGCCAGGACCGATTTTTCCCGCTTTTCGGCTTCGGGGTGGCCGAGGTTGATCAAATAACTGTCATGAGGCAGGACATGGCGTGGCGCAATGCCCGCTCCGGCCAGATTTTTCTTGAAAGCGGCGATGCTTGCCGCGCTCAGCGGCTTGGTCTGCCATTGCTTCTGGTTCTTGGTGAACAGGGCGAACGCCTTGGCGCCGATGGCCACAGCGTTGAGCGGGGTGTTTTCCACGCCGCCGGCGGCGCTGACATGGGCGCCGACGAATTTCATGCCAGGCCCCGCAAGAGCCTCACTTGCCGGCCTTGCGCACGGCCCAGACATAGCCAATCTGGTCGTATCCCTGGGCAAGCAGCTGCCCTTGCGGCAGCCGCAGCACCCAGACCGCGCGCAGCTGGTCGCTGACGCTGTCGCCGGTCCAGACGATAAAATCGGCCAGGCTGGCATAGAGCATTCTATCCATTTGCAGCAGCGTCAGCGACTCCTCGATGGTGGGCAGCCGCCAGCCGGAGTACCCGGCATAGATGCGGTTGGCCCACCATTTGGCCTTGTCGAAAACCATGGGCTTGTTCCACAATGTCCACATCAGGCCGCAGGAAAAATCGACGATCACCTTGGCGCCGCCATGCTCCACCGTTTCGAAGCGGACCGCCGGCTTGCCAAGCTGGCGCATGATGGCGTTCACGTCCGCCTGGTTCAGGCCCAGGTAATCGGAACGCAGCTTCAGTTTTTGTGCCTGCAGGATCTTCTGCTGGAATTCCTGCTCGACCATCTGCGCGGCCTGCTTTTCCAGGGCGATGATCTTGTTCCTCACCCGTGGAGCCCGCTCGCCCTGGGGATATTGCTGGAGAAAACCCTGCCAGGCGGCTACGGTGTTCTCGGCGTTCGCCTTGTCATAAGCTTGATCCTCCGATTGCACCATGTTCTGTTCGGCCTGCTTCTGCTCGGCGGCCTTGCTTTCGTCCTCGCGGATCTTGCTGGTGATCAGCTCTTCCAGCTGGAGCAGCGGTTCGGTCACTTTGATCCTTTTGGCTTCGAGCACGACAGCCAAGGCGCGGATGACATCATTCTTCTTGAGGAGATCGTTGGCCTGCTTGATCTTTTCATTGACAAGTTTTTCACTTTCATCGACCTGAGGAACCGCGGTCGTAGGGCCGGCCTTCGCTGCCGGCTCCTGCCCGACCGGCGGTTTGACCTCGGCGCCTGGAGCAGGCGTGACCTTCGCCGCCGGCTGCCGCGCTGCTGGCGGCGCGGTGGCCACCGGGGTGATAATAGCCTCATCATCGCTGCTGCCGGTTAAGTTGAGTTTTCCGGAAAGGGCCAGCCATAAAATCACGGCAGCGGCCAGAGGCAATATGAGCAGCAATATATATTTTAAATTGAAAGCGGTCCTTTTGCGCACCTCGGGGGTTTTAAAATGATCCATGTCAGGTTCGTCGGCCGGGCGCGCGTTTTCGACGACTTTTTCCTCGACTTGAAAGGTTTCCGGCGGGTGCCAGACCTCGGCAGGTTTTTCAATAATGACCGCATCGTGAGCTTCGGGTTCAGCCGACATCCCCATCGCCTTTTCCGGGACCGCCGCGCCGGGGGCTTCCGGAAACAGCGCCGGGGCCAGTACCGGCTCAACGTCAAACGCCATGGCGGGATTGCTGGCAAAATCAAAGGCGATCTTGACCTCCGCGGCTTTATTCAGGGGTTCTTCGATGATCGCCATCTCCTCTTCCGGCAGTGGCGCCGGAATCTGTATTTTTATGGCGCTGCTGCTCTCGCCGGCGATTACCGGCGGTTCATCGCTGGCCAGGCTGAAAATGGGTTGGTCTTCAGCCGCCGGCTCGCTGATGACCAGTTCGTCCGCGTCGAAGTACGGCTCGTACGGCGTATGGTCGAGATCGGGCTTGGGCTCGGGCTCGGCGAAGGGATCGGTAATGATCAGCTCGTTGGGCGGTGAAAACGGCTCGTCCGCACCGAGTTCAGCGACCGGTTTCGGCGGAGCGGGAACGGGATTCTCGTTCATGATGATCACTCCCTGCTTTTGCCCCGCCCGGTGGTCCTCGGTCAGCAGCAGGGGCGGTTCCTCCACGGCATTGAACTCCATGGCAGCACCCTGTCCGGGACTTTCCTGACGTGGAGCCGGCGCAGGAACCGCCTTGGCCTGTTGCTCAACTGCCGGGGAGATCTTTTGCAGATGGCGCTCGCACTTGAAGCGCATCATGTCGATTTCCACGTCCTTGCCGTATTTTTCATTGTATTGTTCGCACAGTTTGATCACATCCTGCCATTTTTCCAGCTGGTAGAGGATCTTGACCTTTCCCTTCAATGTTCTCTGATGCTCATCTTCCATTGCTTTCTCCCTGGCCAGGCCAGAAAAGGCTGCGCTTCATGGGTACACCCTCCTGACTCGCACCGTCCGGCGGTCGTTTCGCGCGCCCGGGCTTTTTCGCTCAACGGCTATTACCTATCATAAAGAAAAAGCAGTGTCAAATGAAAAACGCTTTTTGCCGGTCTTGCCTAGGCCAGCCGCGCCAGCAATGGCCAGGCGATCAGGAAAAAGGTCAGGATGATCAGCAGCAGACTGGTCGACCAGCCGACGAGGTTCTGGAACCTGTTGTTGACGTGGACCCCCATGATCTCCTTTTTGTTGACCATGATCATCATGCAGATCAGCACCACCGGCAGCAGCATGCCGTTGAGCACCTGGGTCCAGATGGTGATGGCGATCAATGGCGCGCCGGGGATAAGGATGATGATTACGCCGATGACGATGATGGCCGTGAACAGAGCGTAGAACTTCGGCGCCTCTTTCAACTTCTTGTCAATACCGGCTTCGAAGCCGAATGCCTCGCAGACGTAAAAAGCCGTGGCCAGCGGCAGGATGGTGGCCGAAAAGATCGACGCCACGAAAAGTCCGAAGGCAAAAATTTCGCCGGCAAAGGCACCGGCCAGCGGCTTCAGCGCCAGGGCGGCGTCCTTGGCTTCATGGATTTCGATCCCCTGTTCGTGGAGGGTGGCGGCGCAGGCGATGATGATAAAGAAGGCGACCGTGACCGTGGCCAGGCAGCCGATGATCACGTCCCAGAGCGCGAAACGGTAATCCTTGAGTTTGATGCGCTTTTCGATGACCGCCGACTGCATGTAAAACTGCATCCAGGGGGCGATGGTGGTGCCGATGATGCCGATGACCATGCCCAGGTAGGGACGGTCGAACTGGACCTGCGGCCGGATCAAGGCCGCGCCGATCTTCAGCCAGTCGGGCTTGGCCAGCAACGCCGAAACCACGTAGGAGAGGAGAAAAACCGAAAACACCAGAAAAATCCGTTCGGCGAACTTGTAGGTGCCCTTGACCACCAGGATCCAGACGGCGACCGCGGCCAGCGGCACGGAGAGGTACTTGCTGACCCCGAAAATCTGCATGCTGCCTGCGATGCCGGCGAATTCGGTGGCCGTGTTGCCGATGTCGGCAACGAGCAAACCCAGGAAGATGTAGAAGGTGATCTTGACGCCGAAACTTTCGCGGATCAGGTCGGCCAACCCCTTGCCGGTCACAATGCCCATGCGGGCGTTCATTTCCTGCACCACCAGCAGGACAACGAAGGCCGGCAGCAGGGTCCAGAGCAGCCGGTAGCCGTAATGGGAGCCGGCGACGGCGTAGGTGGTGATGCCGCCGGCGTCGTTGTCGACGCTGCCGGTGATGATGCCCGGGCCCAGGATACTTAAAAAAATGACCAGGTTGGCGAAAAAGGGGGTTTTCAGCCTTTGTTTCACCTTGTCGCCGAGAGTCATTTTTGTCTGTAGCGGCTCCGCTTCTTGATCGAAGGCAGGAGCACTTCCAGCGTATCGTCCACGGTGATGATGCCGATGAGCTTATTTTTCTTATCAACCACCGGCAGCGAGAGCAGGTTGTACTTGGCCATGATCTCCGCCGCTTCCATGTCGTCGGAATCGGAATGAATGGTCTTGACCCGGGTGTTCATGATCGTTGCCAGCTTAGCGTCCAGGGGCTGGCTGAACAGGTCGTTGATCGGCAGGGAACCGAGGAGGCGCTCCTGCTTGTCCAGGACATAGAGAACGTAAATATTCTCGATCTCGGCGCAGACCAGGCGGATGAACGCCAGCGCCTCGGCCACGGTCAGCTCGGGGTTCACGGCCAGAAAGTCGGTGGTCATCAATCCCCCGGCCGTGTCCTCCTCGTGGCGGAGCAGCTCCTTGACGTCCTCGGCTTCCTCGCCGTGCATCTCGCCGATGATGGCGTCGGCTTTCTCCTCGGGCATGTCCCCGAGTATGTCGGCGGCGTCGTCGGGCGACATGGCCTCCATGATGTCGGCGGCCTTTCCCTGGTCCATCCTCTCCATCAGGTCCTTCTGGTGCTTTTCATCCATCTCGGGGATGGCCTCGGCGATGGTGTCGATGCCCAGCGTATCGATCAGCGCGGCCTGGTTGTCGGGTGGGATCTGGGTCAGGATGTCGGCGATCTCGTACGGGTGGAGCGACTGCATGTCGCGGGTGGAAACGGTCAGCGACAGGTGGGTGATGTCGTCCTCCAATGCCTGGATGAAGCG encodes the following:
- a CDS encoding DUF1566 domain-containing protein, yielding MEDEHQRTLKGKVKILYQLEKWQDVIKLCEQYNEKYGKDVEIDMMRFKCERHLQKISPAVEQQAKAVPAPAPRQESPGQGAAMEFNAVEEPPLLLTEDHRAGQKQGVIIMNENPVPAPPKPVAELGADEPFSPPNELIITDPFAEPEPKPDLDHTPYEPYFDADELVISEPAAEDQPIFSLASDEPPVIAGESSSAIKIQIPAPLPEEEMAIIEEPLNKAAEVKIAFDFASNPAMAFDVEPVLAPALFPEAPGAAVPEKAMGMSAEPEAHDAVIIEKPAEVWHPPETFQVEEKVVENARPADEPDMDHFKTPEVRKRTAFNLKYILLLILPLAAAVILWLALSGKLNLTGSSDDEAIITPVATAPPAARQPAAKVTPAPGAEVKPPVGQEPAAKAGPTTAVPQVDESEKLVNEKIKQANDLLKKNDVIRALAVVLEAKRIKVTEPLLQLEELITSKIREDESKAAEQKQAEQNMVQSEDQAYDKANAENTVAAWQGFLQQYPQGERAPRVRNKIIALEKQAAQMVEQEFQQKILQAQKLKLRSDYLGLNQADVNAIMRQLGKPAVRFETVEHGGAKVIVDFSCGLMWTLWNKPMVFDKAKWWANRIYAGYSGWRLPTIEESLTLLQMDRMLYASLADFIVWTGDSVSDQLRAVWVLRLPQGQLLAQGYDQIGYVWAVRKAGK
- a CDS encoding Nramp family divalent metal transporter, yielding MTLGDKVKQRLKTPFFANLVIFLSILGPGIITGSVDNDAGGITTYAVAGSHYGYRLLWTLLPAFVVLLVVQEMNARMGIVTGKGLADLIRESFGVKITFYIFLGLLVADIGNTATEFAGIAGSMQIFGVSKYLSVPLAAVAVWILVVKGTYKFAERIFLVFSVFLLSYVVSALLAKPDWLKIGAALIRPQVQFDRPYLGMVIGIIGTTIAPWMQFYMQSAVIEKRIKLKDYRFALWDVIIGCLATVTVAFFIIIACAATLHEQGIEIHEAKDAALALKPLAGAFAGEIFAFGLFVASIFSATILPLATAFYVCEAFGFEAGIDKKLKEAPKFYALFTAIIVIGVIIILIPGAPLIAITIWTQVLNGMLLPVVLICMMIMVNKKEIMGVHVNNRFQNLVGWSTSLLLIILTFFLIAWPLLARLA
- a CDS encoding CBS domain-containing protein — encoded protein: MKFQGEIFLSELTGKNVLAPDGGSIGKIRDFTVIRGEVFPQIDAFVIRTRPGAPLLRLAYEDIELFNRRFILSRLQPDQLRLQALREKETLAVRDIWDKQIVDINGAKIVRVNDIKVREIDGKLSLIAVDVGIRGLLRRLGLKKDDWPLWKKMVQRIPYDLISWRFIQALEDDITHLSLTVSTRDMQSLHPYEIADILTQIPPDNQAALIDTLGIDTIAEAIPEMDEKHQKDLMERMDQGKAADIMEAMSPDDAADILGDMPEEKADAIIGEMHGEEAEDVKELLRHEEDTAGGLMTTDFLAVNPELTVAEALAFIRLVCAEIENIYVLYVLDKQERLLGSLPINDLFSQPLDAKLATIMNTRVKTIHSDSDDMEAAEIMAKYNLLSLPVVDKKNKLIGIITVDDTLEVLLPSIKKRSRYRQK